One region of Kangiella marina genomic DNA includes:
- the dxs gene encoding 1-deoxy-D-xylulose-5-phosphate synthase: protein MSTDLYPLLTQINNPHDLRKLDKNQLVDVADELRQYLINTISQCGGHFAAGLGTVELTVALHYMFETPEDRIVWDVGHQAYPHKVLTERREQLHTIRQTDGLHPFPVRVESEYDTFAVGHSSTSISAALGMALAAKQRGEERQCVAVIGDGALTGGMAFEAMNHAADTDANLLVILNDNEMSISENVGGMNRYLAKLLAGRFYQRVRETGKKALHGIKPLSEFVSRAEEHMKGMVLPGTLFEELGFNYNGPIDGHDLPTLLNTLNNIKELKGPQFLHVVTRKGKGYAPAENDPIAYHGVPIFDPKTSELPKGVKPKTYSNIFGDFMCDIAAKDERVVGITPAMREGSDLIRFSKEFPERYYDVGIAEQHAVTVSAGLACEGLKPVCAIYSTFLQRGYDQLIHDVALQNLDVLFAIDRGGLVGGDGATHNGAFDLSYLRCIPNMVIMAPSDENECRQCLYTGYLYEGPVAVRYPRGMGSGIQAEKSFTPLEIGKGRLVKESTKTQGEKVAILAFGSMVQTALEAAEKINATVADMRFVKPLDKQLIRDLAETHDQFITIEENAVQGGAGSAINEFILNNDIQIKVKNLGLPDRFVEHGSTGDLLERIGLTADDIVKVVS from the coding sequence ATGAGCACTGATCTTTACCCACTATTGACGCAAATCAATAACCCACATGACCTGAGAAAACTTGATAAAAATCAACTGGTTGATGTGGCTGATGAGCTTCGCCAGTACCTGATTAATACGATCAGTCAGTGTGGAGGTCACTTCGCTGCGGGCCTAGGAACGGTAGAGTTAACGGTAGCGCTGCATTACATGTTCGAAACGCCGGAAGACCGTATTGTATGGGATGTGGGCCATCAAGCCTATCCGCACAAGGTTTTGACCGAGCGCCGAGAACAACTGCACACGATCCGCCAGACCGATGGACTGCATCCTTTCCCCGTTCGTGTTGAGTCAGAATACGATACGTTTGCCGTCGGACACTCCAGCACCTCCATTAGCGCAGCTCTGGGCATGGCTCTAGCCGCGAAGCAACGTGGTGAAGAGCGTCAATGCGTGGCCGTGATTGGTGATGGCGCCTTAACCGGCGGCATGGCGTTTGAAGCGATGAATCACGCTGCTGATACCGACGCCAACCTGTTGGTTATCCTGAACGACAACGAAATGTCGATTTCTGAAAACGTCGGTGGCATGAATCGTTATTTAGCAAAGCTACTTGCCGGTCGCTTTTATCAGCGTGTTCGTGAAACCGGCAAAAAAGCGTTGCATGGCATTAAGCCACTATCTGAGTTCGTTAGCCGCGCCGAAGAACATATGAAGGGCATGGTATTGCCGGGCACTTTATTTGAAGAGCTCGGCTTTAACTACAATGGCCCCATTGATGGTCATGATTTACCGACCTTATTGAACACGCTCAATAATATTAAAGAACTCAAAGGCCCGCAATTTTTACACGTGGTCACGCGCAAAGGTAAAGGCTACGCGCCAGCGGAAAATGATCCGATTGCTTACCATGGCGTGCCGATTTTTGATCCAAAAACCAGCGAATTACCCAAAGGTGTAAAACCAAAAACTTATTCCAATATTTTTGGTGACTTTATGTGTGATATCGCGGCTAAAGACGAACGCGTCGTCGGTATTACGCCAGCCATGCGAGAAGGCTCGGACTTGATCCGCTTCTCAAAAGAATTTCCAGAACGTTACTACGACGTTGGTATTGCCGAGCAACATGCCGTCACGGTATCAGCCGGCTTAGCGTGCGAAGGATTAAAACCTGTTTGTGCCATTTACTCCACGTTTTTACAGCGCGGCTATGACCAGCTGATTCATGACGTTGCGTTGCAAAACCTTGATGTTCTGTTTGCGATTGACCGTGGTGGCCTAGTCGGTGGCGACGGTGCAACCCATAACGGCGCTTTCGACCTAAGTTATTTACGTTGTATTCCAAACATGGTCATCATGGCGCCTAGCGACGAAAACGAATGCCGCCAATGCCTATACACCGGTTATTTATACGAAGGTCCTGTTGCCGTTCGATATCCACGCGGCATGGGCTCCGGCATCCAAGCTGAAAAATCCTTCACGCCGCTTGAAATAGGAAAAGGTCGTCTTGTTAAAGAGAGTACCAAAACACAAGGTGAAAAAGTCGCCATTCTAGCCTTTGGCTCCATGGTACAAACCGCATTAGAAGCAGCAGAAAAGATCAACGCCACAGTAGCCGACATGCGCTTCGTCAAACCACTCGATAAACAACTGATTCGTGACCTTGCCGAAACTCACGACCAATTTATCACCATCGAAGAAAATGCCGTACAAGGCGGCGCTGGCTCAGCTATTAACGAATTTATTCTCAACAATGACATTCAAATCAAAGTCAAAAATTTAGGATTACCGGATAGGTTTGTTGAGCATGGTAGTACCGGGGACTTATTAGAAAGAATTGGCTTAACAGCGGACGATATCGTTAAGGTTGTTTCGTAG
- the ispA gene encoding (2E,6E)-farnesyl diphosphate synthase, protein MTIEQHLQQWQGQVAALLEARLPNTDSVPHTLHQAMRYGALNGGKRIRPILVFATGQALGANEQDLSSPALAVELIHCYSLVHDDLPAMDDDDLRRGKPTCHIQFNEATAILAGDALHTQAFQELSSFEFSAQAKPQQLEMIRVLAEASGSLGMGGGQAIDLESTQKIIDLPMLENMHRMKTGALIKASVLLGALSAGPLKAEERQALVDYADAIGLAFQVKDDILDIESDTETLGKPQGSDLEKEKNTYPALLGIEGSRQKLDDLLQLALQALAKLPYNTQLLADLAEFIVHRKS, encoded by the coding sequence ATGACCATAGAACAGCATTTGCAGCAATGGCAAGGCCAGGTCGCGGCATTACTAGAAGCGCGACTTCCTAACACAGACTCGGTGCCACACACGCTACACCAAGCCATGCGCTACGGTGCGTTAAATGGTGGTAAGCGTATTCGCCCTATCCTCGTTTTCGCCACCGGCCAAGCCTTAGGTGCTAATGAACAGGACCTAAGTTCTCCAGCACTAGCCGTAGAACTCATTCACTGCTATTCGTTGGTGCATGATGACTTGCCTGCGATGGACGATGATGACTTACGTCGCGGCAAACCAACCTGTCACATTCAGTTTAATGAAGCCACCGCCATTTTAGCGGGTGACGCGCTGCACACGCAGGCGTTCCAAGAACTGTCATCGTTCGAATTTAGCGCCCAAGCCAAACCGCAACAGCTTGAAATGATTCGCGTCTTAGCGGAAGCCAGCGGCTCTTTGGGTATGGGCGGCGGCCAAGCGATTGATTTAGAGTCAACACAGAAAATCATCGACCTGCCGATGCTGGAAAACATGCACCGCATGAAAACTGGCGCCTTGATTAAAGCCAGCGTCTTGCTGGGAGCCTTAAGCGCGGGCCCTTTAAAAGCTGAGGAACGCCAAGCCTTGGTCGACTATGCCGATGCTATCGGCTTGGCCTTTCAGGTCAAAGACGATATCCTCGACATCGAGTCGGATACCGAAACCCTGGGCAAACCTCAAGGCTCTGATCTTGAGAAAGAAAAAAACACCTATCCGGCATTGCTCGGAATCGAAGGTTCACGTCAAAAACTCGACGATTTATTACAATTAGCGCTACAAGCTTTGGCTAAGTTACCCTACAATACGCAGTTGTTAGCCGATTTGGCTGAATTTATTGTCCATCGAAAATCCTAA
- a CDS encoding exodeoxyribonuclease VII small subunit has translation MSAKQVPAKQSSKTNFETQLTELESIVEQLESGELPLEDALKVFEKGVKLSRQCQQLLSEAEQKVTILMDNQEQDFESPDEA, from the coding sequence ATGTCTGCAAAACAAGTGCCCGCAAAACAATCGTCCAAAACGAACTTTGAAACTCAACTCACGGAATTAGAGTCGATCGTCGAGCAACTGGAATCCGGCGAGCTGCCCTTGGAAGATGCTCTGAAAGTCTTCGAAAAAGGGGTTAAGCTGTCGAGACAGTGCCAACAACTATTGTCTGAAGCTGAGCAAAAAGTCACGATCTTGATGGATAATCAAGAGCAAGACTTCGAATCTCCCGACGAAGCTTAA
- a CDS encoding ABC transporter permease → MSSSQYQIQGEGSQAALILCGDWTIQHNGGAADEIVSYFKRSPFATVDGSALEQWDSALISLLLRIDTLAKESSSHLEYQSFPSGALELLQLANKVPERQGAGKDKTKPTILANIGDKVLTDYREALGFFFFLGESVKSFYRLLRGRARFRARDLREILSDTGPEALPIVTLISVLVGIILAFVGAVQLKQFGAEVYVADLVGIAMVREMGCMMTGIIMAGRTGAAFAARIGTMQVNEEIDAYRTLGISPMDFIVLPRILGLIIMMPLLCLYANVLGILGGAMISIGAMGLTFTEYWNQTVNAIDMTDISLGLIKAFIFGIVIAITGCMNGMLSGRSASAVGNAATSAVVAGVVFIIVIDGLFAIVTSLLGI, encoded by the coding sequence ATGAGCAGTAGTCAGTATCAAATACAAGGTGAGGGCTCTCAAGCAGCCTTAATCCTCTGTGGCGACTGGACCATTCAACACAATGGTGGTGCCGCTGATGAGATTGTGAGCTATTTTAAGCGCTCACCCTTTGCGACTGTAGACGGCAGCGCGCTCGAACAGTGGGATAGCGCTTTGATCAGCTTACTGCTTCGTATCGACACCCTAGCCAAGGAATCGTCCAGCCACCTTGAGTACCAATCATTTCCAAGTGGTGCTTTAGAGTTATTGCAATTGGCCAACAAAGTCCCTGAGCGACAGGGTGCAGGTAAAGATAAAACCAAACCTACGATACTGGCGAATATCGGCGATAAAGTACTTACCGATTACCGTGAGGCGCTCGGGTTCTTCTTTTTCTTAGGTGAGAGCGTTAAGAGCTTTTACCGGTTACTCAGAGGGCGTGCGCGCTTTCGAGCAAGAGACTTAAGGGAGATCCTCTCTGACACTGGGCCTGAAGCTCTGCCTATCGTGACTTTAATCAGTGTGCTGGTGGGGATTATTTTAGCCTTTGTCGGCGCAGTTCAGTTGAAACAGTTCGGTGCGGAAGTTTATGTCGCGGATTTGGTCGGTATTGCCATGGTACGTGAAATGGGCTGCATGATGACAGGGATCATTATGGCGGGGCGAACTGGCGCAGCTTTTGCCGCGCGCATCGGTACCATGCAGGTCAATGAAGAGATCGATGCCTATAGAACCTTGGGCATTTCACCGATGGACTTTATCGTCTTACCCCGAATTCTTGGGCTGATTATTATGATGCCGTTATTGTGCCTCTACGCCAATGTATTGGGTATTTTGGGTGGTGCCATGATCAGTATTGGCGCCATGGGACTGACGTTTACCGAGTATTGGAATCAAACGGTTAATGCGATTGATATGACTGATATTAGTTTAGGGCTGATCAAAGCCTTTATCTTTGGCATCGTTATCGCGATTACTGGGTGTATGAACGGAATGCTCTCAGGGCGAAGTGCTTCTGCTGTGGGTAATGCTGCAACGTCCGCTGTGGTCGCTGGAGTGGTCTTTATCATTGTCATCGATGGGCTGTTTGCGATTGTGACCAGTTTGTTGGGGATTTAA
- a CDS encoding ABC transporter ATP-binding protein — protein MADKQSSKSAIKTEQLTMAYGDYVVQKNLTFDIKPQDIFIIMGSSGCGKSTLLKHFIGLKEPAEGRILYQSSTVAGRQSDYIDFWQSEESQRQQLMQRCGVLYQSGALWSSMTLAENIALPLGEYTDLPERDIMHLASLKLALVGLNGFEDYYPAEISGGMRKRAGLARALALEPDILFLDEPSAGLDPISARLLDDLILQLRDNLGCTLVVVTHELASIFTIGNNSVFLDAETKTMLATGDPNELVKHSEHETVRKFLTRGDGE, from the coding sequence ATGGCCGATAAACAGTCCAGCAAGAGCGCGATTAAAACCGAACAACTGACCATGGCCTACGGCGATTATGTGGTGCAGAAGAACCTGACCTTCGACATTAAGCCTCAGGATATTTTTATTATTATGGGCAGTAGTGGTTGTGGCAAGAGTACCTTGCTGAAGCACTTTATCGGCTTAAAAGAGCCCGCTGAAGGGCGAATTTTGTATCAATCTTCTACTGTGGCGGGACGGCAGTCTGACTATATTGATTTCTGGCAGTCTGAAGAAAGCCAGCGGCAGCAATTAATGCAGCGTTGCGGAGTGCTGTACCAAAGCGGAGCTTTATGGAGTTCAATGACTTTGGCTGAGAATATCGCTTTGCCGCTTGGTGAATATACGGATCTTCCGGAGCGAGACATTATGCACTTGGCCTCGTTAAAGTTAGCTTTAGTCGGGCTTAATGGCTTTGAGGATTATTACCCCGCGGAGATTAGCGGCGGTATGCGTAAGCGCGCAGGGTTGGCTAGAGCATTAGCGCTAGAGCCGGATATTTTGTTTCTGGATGAGCCGTCGGCGGGGTTAGATCCGATTAGCGCTCGACTGTTGGATGACCTGATACTACAGTTAAGAGACAACTTGGGCTGTACCTTGGTGGTCGTGACCCACGAACTGGCCAGTATTTTTACCATTGGTAATAATTCGGTATTTCTTGATGCAGAAACGAAAACCATGCTGGCTACTGGCGATCCCAACGAACTGGTGAAACATTCAGAGCACGAAACCGTTAGAAAGTTTTTAACCCGTGGTGATGGTGAGTGA
- a CDS encoding MlaD family protein, with protein MSNKSQSTAIGGFVLGAIVLLVGAIMFFAKARFNEPVNQFVMFFDSSLAGLDEGSPVVFKGVKVGIVKKIEVVSDRESLDIYTPVYVNIYPDSFKGLNGHAGEADMKDITNRIVEKGLKGTLETQSLVTGKMRIALEFRPEVPLKRKGIIKDVTEFPTAPSALSVFADEVSKLPLADIAQNMNTLLENANTLITSPDMDSSLKNLNETISRYREVAETFNTEIKPVADEFKQTMDEYEDLAKNLNRSVPEMVGSMENSFNALEKVLADTQKLVASIDHSYGQDSELQYQLNQTLNEISKAAHSISVLTDYLERHPEALIYGKDKQ; from the coding sequence ATGAGCAATAAATCGCAATCCACAGCAATCGGTGGCTTCGTCTTAGGCGCTATTGTATTGCTGGTTGGCGCTATAATGTTTTTTGCTAAAGCTCGATTTAACGAGCCAGTGAACCAGTTTGTGATGTTTTTTGATAGCTCACTGGCGGGGCTGGATGAAGGTTCACCAGTGGTCTTTAAAGGTGTCAAAGTTGGTATTGTTAAAAAAATCGAGGTCGTCTCAGATCGCGAAAGTCTTGATATCTATACGCCGGTTTACGTCAATATTTATCCTGATAGCTTCAAAGGTCTGAATGGGCACGCTGGCGAAGCAGATATGAAAGACATTACCAATCGTATTGTGGAAAAGGGCTTAAAAGGGACCTTAGAAACTCAAAGCTTGGTTACCGGCAAGATGCGTATTGCACTAGAGTTTCGCCCTGAAGTGCCGCTTAAACGCAAAGGAATTATTAAAGACGTTACCGAGTTCCCAACTGCGCCTAGTGCCTTAAGTGTTTTTGCTGATGAAGTGTCGAAGCTGCCGCTGGCAGATATTGCACAAAATATGAATACCTTGCTGGAAAATGCCAATACCCTGATTACCAGCCCGGATATGGACAGTAGCCTAAAGAATTTGAATGAAACCATTAGTCGTTATCGCGAAGTGGCGGAAACTTTCAACACAGAAATTAAACCGGTGGCTGATGAGTTTAAGCAAACCATGGACGAGTATGAGGATTTAGCGAAAAACTTGAACCGTTCCGTTCCTGAGATGGTTGGCAGTATGGAGAATAGCTTTAATGCACTAGAAAAGGTGCTCGCCGATACTCAAAAGTTGGTGGCCTCTATCGATCATTCCTACGGTCAAGACTCAGAATTGCAGTATCAGCTGAACCAAACGTTAAATGAAATATCGAAGGCTGCGCACTCGATTAGCGTATTGACCGATTATTTGGAACGTCATCCGGAAGCACTGATTTATGGTAAGGATAAGCAATGA
- a CDS encoding PqiC family protein, giving the protein MKYLLITLMTASMLLVSACSTRSPNSNFYLLENELTKSERTGSLRVGLGPVSVADYLQKPQIAIRTQTSQIIFSEFDRWASDLRGLIISALQHDLGNELNTNNVFEFPWRKSDQVDVSVQLDIKRFDASFEESSAYLEAKMVLSRTDGQSVARAFALTENIERNSYAAAVSAERRLLKQLAQQIAAIIEQQ; this is encoded by the coding sequence ATGAAATATCTACTGATTACTTTAATGACGGCGTCTATGCTGCTAGTAAGCGCTTGTTCAACCCGCTCGCCAAACTCAAACTTTTATTTGTTGGAGAATGAGCTGACTAAGAGTGAGCGAACAGGGAGTCTTCGAGTGGGATTAGGCCCAGTGTCGGTGGCGGACTATTTACAAAAGCCACAAATAGCCATTCGCACTCAAACCAGCCAGATTATTTTTTCCGAGTTTGACCGTTGGGCTTCGGACTTAAGAGGGCTCATTATCAGCGCTTTACAGCATGATTTGGGCAATGAGTTGAACACCAACAATGTATTTGAGTTCCCCTGGCGCAAGTCTGATCAAGTCGATGTCTCGGTTCAATTGGACATCAAGCGCTTTGATGCCAGCTTTGAGGAATCATCGGCTTATTTAGAAGCGAAAATGGTGCTATCGCGCACGGATGGTCAGTCGGTTGCCCGAGCTTTCGCTTTAACTGAAAACATAGAGCGAAATTCGTATGCTGCCGCGGTATCTGCGGAGCGTCGCCTACTGAAACAATTGGCACAGCAAATTGCGGCGATTATTGAGCAGCAATAA
- a CDS encoding glutamine--tRNA ligase/YqeY domain fusion protein, with the protein MSETNSTEKTTENSTPTNFIRNKINQDLAEGKNDGRVHTRFPPEPNGYLHVGHAKSICLNFGIAEDYQAPCNLRFDDTNPAKESEEFARSIEADVSWLGFEWDGEVRHSSDYFDELYHFAEELITKDLAYVDEQPAEDIAKNRGNFQTPGKNSPYRERPAEESLEQFRKMKAGEYADGQMVLRAKIDMSHPNMLMRDPVLYRIRRLHHIRTGDEWCIYPMYDFTHCISDAIEGITHSLCTLEFEVNRPLYDWVLDNIDAPARPQQIEFSRLNLAYTITSKRKLTQLVDSGKVDGWDDPRMPTIAGMRRRGYTPQSIRDFCKAVGISKVNSVSDMTLLEDAVRNDLNDTAERRMAVLDPIKVIITNYPEDKEEMLQGMNHPKIEDMGTRDLSFTRELYIDRADYRESANKKYKRLVKDGEVRLRNAYVIRADEAILDDNGEVKELHCTYDPDTLGKNPEGRKVRGVIHWVSAKYAKEATVRLYDRLFNVPNPGAMDDFNEALNPESLSVIKAMVEPSVADAEPETRFQFEREGYFTTDRYEHSADSLVLNRTVTLRDSWNG; encoded by the coding sequence ATGTCTGAGACAAATTCAACGGAAAAAACCACTGAAAATTCAACACCGACCAACTTTATTCGTAACAAGATCAACCAAGATCTTGCTGAGGGTAAAAATGATGGTCGTGTGCACACGCGTTTCCCACCAGAGCCAAACGGTTATCTGCACGTTGGGCATGCGAAATCGATTTGTTTAAATTTCGGGATTGCTGAAGATTACCAAGCGCCATGTAACTTGCGCTTTGATGACACCAACCCGGCGAAAGAGAGTGAAGAGTTTGCTCGCTCTATCGAGGCCGACGTTAGTTGGCTAGGTTTTGAGTGGGATGGCGAAGTTCGTCACTCGTCGGATTATTTCGATGAGCTTTATCATTTTGCTGAAGAGCTGATCACCAAAGATTTGGCCTATGTTGATGAGCAGCCTGCCGAAGACATCGCGAAAAACCGAGGCAATTTCCAAACACCGGGCAAAAATAGCCCCTATCGTGAGCGCCCAGCGGAAGAAAGCTTAGAGCAGTTCCGCAAAATGAAGGCCGGTGAGTATGCTGATGGGCAAATGGTATTACGCGCTAAAATCGACATGTCGCACCCCAATATGTTGATGCGTGACCCGGTGTTGTACCGAATTCGTCGTCTGCATCATATCCGTACTGGTGACGAGTGGTGCATCTACCCGATGTATGACTTTACCCACTGTATTTCTGATGCGATCGAAGGCATTACCCACTCGCTGTGTACGCTTGAATTTGAAGTTAACCGTCCGTTGTACGACTGGGTACTAGACAATATTGATGCGCCAGCGCGACCACAACAGATTGAATTTTCACGATTAAACCTAGCTTATACCATTACTTCAAAGCGTAAGCTGACGCAATTAGTGGATAGCGGCAAGGTTGATGGCTGGGATGATCCACGTATGCCGACTATTGCCGGTATGCGCCGCCGAGGCTATACGCCGCAGTCGATCCGTGATTTCTGTAAAGCGGTTGGGATCAGTAAGGTCAATAGCGTCAGCGACATGACGCTGCTGGAAGATGCGGTACGTAACGACTTGAATGATACGGCTGAGCGTCGCATGGCGGTGCTGGACCCGATCAAAGTCATTATTACCAACTACCCTGAAGATAAAGAAGAAATGCTTCAGGGAATGAATCACCCGAAAATCGAAGATATGGGCACACGTGACTTGTCCTTTACTCGTGAGCTGTACATAGACCGCGCCGATTACCGTGAAAGCGCCAATAAAAAGTACAAGCGGCTGGTTAAAGACGGCGAGGTACGTTTGCGTAACGCTTATGTGATTCGTGCTGATGAAGCGATTTTGGACGATAATGGTGAAGTTAAAGAGCTTCACTGCACTTATGATCCGGATACCTTGGGTAAAAACCCCGAGGGCCGTAAGGTTCGAGGCGTGATTCATTGGGTTTCAGCGAAATACGCTAAAGAAGCGACTGTGCGTTTATATGATCGTTTGTTCAATGTGCCAAACCCTGGTGCCATGGATGATTTTAACGAGGCATTAAATCCAGAGTCATTGAGCGTCATTAAGGCTATGGTTGAGCCGAGTGTGGCGGATGCTGAGCCTGAGACTCGCTTCCAGTTTGAGCGTGAAGGTTACTTTACGACCGATCGTTATGAACACAGCGCAGACAGTCTTGTGTTAAACCGAACGGTGACTTTGCGTGATTCGTGGAATGGCTAA
- a CDS encoding AsmA family protein, with amino-acid sequence MKRLFKWILGLVGTFVALILVLGIVAVIFFNSDELKNQIVKKVKAETTADLVIEQELSLGFFPWLQIETGGVTLSQPATFKSDKSLLKVDQVAASIKLMPLLSGDIEVGSVELSGAELNLLRDKAGRSNIEAMVNAKGSEEAVAEEGTTDSSQPGALSLDSLSLKDFTLNQYDYNQQLSQSFRLTSLEVNDFEPEAVTPVTAQGSLKSSEAQSEWGISGDLWVAKDFKQFKVSKLDAELEGLSQQLQSIGLSGDLELSMEDKTTKLSHVGAMNLNGQPIDLKLNAGFSTFKDIDVTLSAERLELEQFLAASAGEKAPKKSGAMDLSPVADFLKRARVKGQLDVGQLILKNATFSNVSANLRNKGTTLFLDPFKADAFQGNMETIASVDFASKPLALSIQPDFDNIQIGDLLAAFFELDKLSGLGELDLNMKTKGADVKQMLQNLNGTGNLTLSDGAFNGIDIAKLVQSGLSLQSLNKENYSGKTNFANLSSNIKANQGLIELPDFQLNSPAFDLIGKASTNANKETLAGNFQLVLKGKLKEAMEAKYPKLKDKKLPFELKGTWAEPKASIDIEAMLKAEYQDKIDDKKKELEDKAKDELNDKLGDIFNRKKDSDK; translated from the coding sequence ATGAAACGTTTATTTAAATGGATTTTAGGCCTAGTCGGCACTTTTGTCGCACTTATCCTAGTCTTAGGCATCGTTGCAGTGATTTTCTTTAACAGTGACGAGCTTAAAAATCAGATCGTGAAGAAAGTAAAAGCAGAAACGACAGCGGATCTCGTCATTGAGCAGGAGTTATCGCTGGGCTTTTTCCCCTGGTTACAGATCGAAACGGGTGGTGTCACCCTGTCTCAACCTGCGACCTTCAAGAGTGATAAGTCACTGCTCAAGGTTGATCAAGTTGCGGCGAGCATTAAGTTGATGCCGCTATTGAGCGGTGATATCGAAGTCGGTTCGGTCGAACTTTCGGGGGCTGAGCTAAATTTGCTTCGTGATAAGGCGGGTCGCTCCAATATTGAAGCCATGGTTAACGCTAAAGGTAGCGAAGAGGCGGTCGCTGAAGAAGGCACGACTGACTCATCTCAACCAGGAGCCTTAAGTCTTGATAGTTTGTCGCTAAAGGACTTCACCCTCAACCAGTATGACTATAATCAACAGTTGAGTCAGAGCTTCCGCCTGACGAGTCTAGAGGTTAACGATTTTGAACCTGAAGCGGTAACACCAGTTACGGCTCAAGGTAGCTTAAAAAGTAGTGAGGCTCAGTCTGAGTGGGGAATATCCGGTGATTTATGGGTGGCGAAGGATTTTAAGCAGTTTAAAGTGAGCAAACTTGATGCCGAGCTAGAAGGGTTAAGTCAGCAGCTACAAAGCATCGGTTTAAGCGGCGACCTCGAGCTCAGCATGGAAGATAAAACCACCAAGCTTAGTCATGTGGGAGCAATGAATTTAAATGGACAGCCTATCGATCTTAAGTTGAATGCTGGCTTCAGTACTTTTAAAGATATTGATGTGACGCTAAGTGCCGAGCGTTTAGAGTTAGAGCAATTTCTAGCGGCAAGTGCTGGCGAAAAAGCGCCCAAGAAGTCCGGTGCTATGGATCTATCGCCGGTTGCTGATTTCTTGAAGCGTGCTCGAGTAAAGGGGCAGCTTGATGTTGGGCAACTGATATTGAAGAATGCGACCTTTAGTAATGTCTCGGCTAATTTAAGAAACAAAGGAACGACCTTGTTTTTAGATCCGTTTAAAGCGGATGCTTTCCAAGGCAATATGGAAACGATTGCCAGTGTGGACTTCGCATCAAAACCTTTGGCGTTATCGATTCAGCCAGACTTTGACAATATTCAAATAGGCGACTTATTGGCAGCGTTTTTTGAGTTGGATAAATTGTCAGGGCTGGGCGAACTCGATCTGAACATGAAGACCAAAGGTGCTGACGTCAAACAAATGCTACAGAACCTTAATGGTACGGGTAACTTAACCCTGAGCGATGGTGCCTTTAATGGTATCGATATTGCAAAGCTGGTTCAGTCAGGTTTGAGTTTGCAGTCGCTGAACAAGGAAAATTACAGTGGTAAGACAAATTTCGCTAACCTCAGCAGTAATATCAAAGCTAATCAAGGGTTGATCGAACTGCCTGATTTTCAATTGAACTCACCTGCGTTTGACTTGATTGGTAAAGCCTCGACCAATGCCAACAAAGAGACTTTGGCGGGTAATTTCCAGCTGGTGTTAAAAGGGAAGCTTAAGGAAGCGATGGAAGCGAAATATCCAAAGCTTAAAGATAAGAAGTTACCGTTTGAGCTAAAAGGCACTTGGGCTGAGCCTAAGGCGAGCATTGATATTGAAGCGATGTTAAAAGCTGAATATCAAGACAAGATCGATGACAAGAAAAAAGAGCTTGAAGATAAAGCGAAAGATGAACTCAACGATAAACTCGGTGATATCTTCAATCGTAAAAAAGACAGCGATAAGTAA
- a CDS encoding DUF4097 family beta strand repeat-containing protein: MMQTVNKWLGGISAVALGVASMVVAADETKTFSQSYDFFKHGSINLDNINGSIEVSGWDKDEILLEYTITADDTDDLKNVKVEVEHSEQDFDVEVDIESGGFMNWGGNSGEVSFQLKVPKGVSLNSIESVNGSIKIEGVSGEIRAETVNGKIVIRNAAQDVKFGTVNGDVEVHLDQLHSSHRIKGDTVNGDIEVYLPENDGFELRTETVNGDLSNEFGINVDEGEYVGADMDGKYKNGGASLKFDTVNGDIDVRKK, encoded by the coding sequence ATGATGCAAACAGTAAATAAATGGTTAGGTGGAATCTCAGCTGTCGCTTTAGGCGTAGCTTCTATGGTCGTAGCGGCTGATGAAACGAAAACGTTTTCTCAGAGCTATGATTTCTTTAAGCACGGTAGTATCAACCTAGATAACATCAACGGTAGTATTGAAGTGAGCGGTTGGGATAAAGATGAGATCTTACTTGAATACACGATCACCGCGGATGATACTGATGACTTAAAAAATGTCAAAGTTGAAGTTGAGCACAGCGAACAAGATTTTGATGTGGAAGTGGACATTGAGTCAGGCGGTTTTATGAATTGGGGCGGTAACTCTGGCGAAGTGTCATTTCAACTAAAAGTACCGAAAGGTGTTAGTTTGAACTCAATCGAATCAGTCAATGGCAGCATTAAAATTGAAGGCGTTTCTGGTGAGATTAGAGCCGAGACCGTGAATGGAAAAATCGTTATTCGAAACGCGGCGCAGGATGTAAAGTTCGGCACCGTCAATGGTGATGTCGAAGTGCATCTTGACCAGCTACACAGTTCACACCGAATTAAAGGTGATACTGTCAATGGTGATATCGAAGTATACTTGCCAGAAAACGATGGCTTTGAACTTCGCACCGAAACGGTTAACGGTGATTTGAGCAATGAGTTCGGCATTAACGTTGATGAAGGTGAGTACGTTGGCGCTGACATGGACGGTAAGTATAAAAACGGTGGCGCTAGCTTAAAGTTCGATACGGTAAACGGTGATATCGACGTTCGGAAAAAGTAA